Part of the Vicugna pacos chromosome 3, VicPac4, whole genome shotgun sequence genome is shown below.
aagacttattttttttttcccatgcctttttattttctgtagtaCTTCATTGCCTTTACATATGTTTCCTTCTATCTTGTGAATTCCTATTTGTTAGTACTTAAGGCCCAACATAAGTATTGTTTCCTCTTTGAAGTGCACATCCATCCATGCCCCATCAAGTTGGTAATCCCACTTCTATGTTCTCATTCACAGTACTTTGTAACCTTCTATAGCATTCCATACACTAGTGTTTGTCTTCCTTGCTTCCCTGATAGGCTCCTCAGTGGTAGGCACTTTGCTTCATTCATCTCTGTATGGCAGGCATCAAGCACAGTGCTTCACACATAGAAAAATGCCATGAATAGCTAGATAGATGTACAGAGGTGGGTGTCAGAAGCCAGCCCTTAGGAAGGAGCAATCACAGCATAAGGTAACAGCAGCTTCTCTTGTCCTTTGAGGACTCTCATGATAAAAGTCTAAGCAACTACCAAAAGGCAGTTACCAAAACTGCTACTGTTGGATTGTGTTTATTTCTGCCATAGCACGTATCACACTATTAACTTTTTATCTGTTCACTTATTGTGTATTTCCCCCAATCACATTGTATATTTCATAAGGGCAAGGACCTTGACTATGTTGTTCATCACTGTATCTTTGCCACTTGGCACctgtaaatattcatttaatgAAGTGTAGCTACCAGAAACATCTGAAAATCCTTCCAAGCTAAATGGTGATAGAGCTTTCAAGATCTCGTTTAGGTGGAATTTCAAGCAGGACTATGGAGTGGCAGAAATAGCACTAATCTGAGTCAAGAAATCTGAGCTGTATGAACCCGGGTAGGTCCTCAGtctctgtatctataaaataAGCCAGATAATAATTCCTTGAATCTATACAATGCATTGCTATTTGCAAAGCTCTTTTACCATATCTTATTTCAATCTCTTCTCATAGTAGACAGACCagacattgttattatttttacaaaGGCTCAGAAAGTTTAAATAAACCAGACTATCTGTAAGATCTCTTCCATTTCAAACATTCTATGAGTCTACATGAGTAATCTCTACAAAAAGTCAGTAGCATGAGTCTTGTCTTTTCTTGACTTTGGCCTTATATTATCATTTtctaataagatttttaaaaatatgaacctATCTTTTAGGAAGAATCTATTATCTTTGGTTCCTGATAGGCACTCCATTTTGTCTTCTCAGTTTTCCATACTTGTGGCAAAACAAGCTGAGAGGAGGAGCAGACACAGCCCTGGCAGTTGTGGCCCAGCCCTTGCACTAAAGATATGGCAACCAAGGGGAACAAGAAGCGTCGGCAGTTCTCCCTGGAGGAGAAAATGAAAGTTGTAGAAGCTGTAGACTCAGGCAAGAGGAAAGGCGATGTGGCAAAAGAATTCGGTATCACTCCTTCTACATTGTCTACATTCTTAAAGGATCGCGCCAGATTTGAAGAAAAGGTGCGGGAGGCATCTGTGGGACCTCAGCGGAAAAGGATGAGGAATGCTCTTTATGACGACATTGATAAGGCTGTTTTTGCTTGGTTTCAAGAAATCCATGCCAAAAACATTCTCGTGACTGGTTCTGTCATTCGGAAAAAAGCGCTAAACCTGGCCAACATGCTTGGCTATGACAATTTTCAAGCAAGTGTGGGCTGGCTGAACAGATTTCGGGATCGCCATGGAATTGCTTTGAAAGCAATCTGTAGAGAAGACAGTGGCAGACTAATGAATGGTTTAGGAATAGATAAGGTTAATGAGTGGCATGCAGGGGAAATTATAAAACTAATTGCTGACTACAGCCCAGATGATATCTTTAATGCTGATGAGACAGGAGTGTTTTTCCAGTTGCTTCCCCAGCACACGCTTGTAGCAAAAGGGGATCATTGTAGAGGGGGAAAGAAAGCAAGGCAGCGGTTGACAGCCCTCTTTTGTTGCAATGCTTCAGGGACTGAAAAAATGAGACCATTGATTGTTGGTAGGTCAGCCAACCCACGGTGCCTCAAGAATGTCCATTCCCTCCCTTGTGATTACCGAGCCAACCAGTGGGCATGGATGACGCAGGATCTATTTAATGAGTGGCTGATGCAAGTGGATGCCAGGATGAAGCAGGCTGAACGCCGGATCCTCCTGCTGATCGACAACTGCTCTGCTCACAACATGCTTCCACACTTGGAAAGGATTCAGGTGGGGTATCTGCCCTCAAACTGTACTGCCGTCTTGCAGCCACTGAATCTTGGCATAATTCATACTGTGAAAGTGCTGTACAGGGGCCACTTTCTAAAACAGATCCTCCTCAAGCTCAACAGCAGTGAGGATCAGGAAAAAGTGGACATCAGGCAGGCCATTGACATGATTGCTGCAGCCTGGTGGTCAGTCAAGCAGTCCACAGTGGTGAGATGCTGGCAGAAGGCAGGCATCATCCCTGTGGAACTGACGGAATCTGACACAGAAGCAGCAGCCAGTGAACCAGATATTGCCATCGAAAAGTTGTGGCACTCAGTGGCTATTGCCACTTGTGTcccaaatgaaataaatttcCAGGACTTTGTCACTGCAGATGATGATCTCATCATCTCTCAGGAGCTGCTGGACACAGAGGTCATCCAGGACATGGGGGCTGGTGAAAATACTGATGAAGCTGGAAGTGAAGATGAGGGGGAGGCTTCTTTACCACAGCAGCCAAAAATCACCCTCACAGAGGCCATCTCAAGTGTACAGAAACTTAGATTGTTCCTTTCCACTTGTGTAGGTGTTCCTGATGCCATTTTTGGACAGCTAAATGGCATAGATGAATATTTAATGAGAAGAGTGACACAAACTCCTGTTGATTCCAAAATTACAGATTTCCTCCAAATAAAATAGTGTAGAAATTAACTGACTTTAATTTAGAAGGTGTAGtttacaataaatatttctttagatAGGATATTGAACTTAAATTTTAAGTTCATTCCAGGTTTCTGAAATAATCAGGAAACTTACTTGAATGGAATTTGGGGACcaagaattttcatttctaacaagTGCCCGGGTGATGCTGAAGCTTCTGTGATCCGGGGTTCattctttgagaaccactggtctagctGGGTTCTAGCACTCCTCTCTTCAGCTGGCCATCTGAATACTCCCAATCACTAACtgtcaaaaaatcaaaaaataaaaagcataagcTGTTCATACTCCAAGGCTGTTAACTCCTTCCTGCTGACTTGATAACTCCAGAACATCCTCAGCTATTCTCTTGAATGCTCCACCAAGTATTCAGTAGAGGTACATCTGTCTGTGCCAAAATAATTACAAGAGTCATCTAGACTATCAAAGCATCTTGTAGTACTTCAGGATTATTATGAACAGGGAGCAGGGGCACAGGGAAACAAAGTGCCTGAAAGAGGAGACATGATACAATCTGGGAGGCATGGTAAACATCAGAGAATCCTGTTAATCAGAATCAGGGGAAGAATATACAGCCCAGTGTACCTCTCAAATACAGACAAGGTGAGAGCAACGCCTGTGAGAGAGATGACACGTGTGAGAGTGTTTGCATATTTGGATTATCCACACTGGTCCTCTCCACACCTGTGGATAATCCAGCCTGAACCATGTAATTAGTGTGAAGGCACACTATGTTTTCCTCCACTAAAATTACTTCATAAATCACCCTTGTTCCCTTTGTGTTTGTTCTTCAGAGAAGTCTGCTAGAGCAGAGTTGAATTTAAGttatttaaaactatataaaTTGATAATCAgatttatatttaagtttttcttctataaaaagGCATTCTTAATATTCTTTATAACCCTAGTACCTATTCCTAATAAGTCATGTAAGTGTCAGTTTAATTTTTAGAAGGTACGCACAATACCTGTTGGTGTTGTAGCATAGTTCCCTGACCCAGGGTTAATTGTGTGGCTATTTCAAAAACCCACAGCAAGTTATTCATCTTTCTGTAGTTACTTAATTGAAACAGATGTATGAAGCAGATTAATCATAGAAAGTACTGCTTCCACATTGAACAAAACAACaatcacaaaaacaaacagcAGATGTTTAAATAGATATGTTTCTAAAGCtcattttagatatttttccttttaagaagcTAGTATAATTTGAATTAAAAGTACTATGCAtattttaacacaacattgtaaatcaactatacttcaattaaaacatttaaaaagtcaataaACAAGAAGCAAGCAGATTTTTTTGAAGtactatacatattttaaattcttaatatatagaagaggaaaagaatgtCTTCTGGCTAAGTCCTGTGGTTTTGTCTCATTGTCAGCACCTTAATTTCTCTCACCATCTTGCATCAGGATTATTGACACAATTTATAATTTCTTCCCTCATCTTTCTCCTGAAAGTCCATTTTGCACATAATGTTAGATCTGCTGGCATTATGCCACTTCCTCTGCCCACATATCTGCGGTGGCTCCCAAatgcctaaaaagaaaaaaaaaaaaaatagaagaccaGATTATTCAGCTGAGTTTTAGCACCCTCTGGAGTTGACTACAACCTGCATTTCCAGCTCAGTTTTTCAGTCCAGTTCAGTGTGTGTGCTGCtcaagccccccaccccaccccctccagggCCCGTCTTCTCTCACTCTGTACCCCTGTCTGTTGGTGTGCGTTTGCCTGAATGCCTCATCCTGTTCTCTACCAAGCAAGGCCTTACATATTCTCCAAGAACTAACTGAAGTCTTCTTTCTTCCAGCCTTTCTTGAAGACTCCAGAACCAGCTCCACACTTAGCTCCCTCAACTCCTCAGCACTTTTGTCTCTACCATTCAGTTAAGCACTTAAGTGTTTTATCAGTGTTCTATGGCTCTTTAACTAGACTGTAAACTCTTTAACTAGACCAGTCGGCCTTGGTGCCTACGCACATCAATAAACATTTGCATATAAATTAACACACAGGCCTAATGTGTCAAAGCCACCTTATTTTTAAAGCTGTATGAAGCACTTATTCTACTAGAAAATGGCGTGGAGATAAAGCAGGGTTGTCCTCTATTTAAAAAGATATGCAGAAATTTTCCATGAATATCATTGCCTCAAATATTACTCCACTTCAGGTTATAATCTGTTCTTTGAGAATAAAGAATTCTAATATAGAGAGTTAAACTAGTATCCTTCCACAGAAGGTCACTGTAGGATTCTCCATTTCTACACACAAGACTTTAGTATGAAAGGCTTTGTCTAAGTGCTTTTTTATAGTAATATTCAGTAAATAACgtgtttaaactttttttttcaatgtaggtactgggcattgagcccaggatcttgtgcatgctaagcatgtgttctaccgctgagctatacccaacccccaacaaacttgctttaaaaaaaaacagaggggggaaggtatacagctcagtggtggagcacatgcctagcatggataaggtcctgggttgaatccccagtaccgccactaaaaatgaacaaataaacctaattacctcccaccaacaaccaaaacaaacaacaacaacaacaacaaaaacacattcTTGACTCATTTAACGTATCACATGAATTAGATCCCGGTAGATGGAAATCATCAAAGGAGAGAGCTTTCGCAGTCTGGTTTACAGCAGTGAAACTTTGATTCTATTGAACATTAGGATTTTTAGTTTGACACTTTGTTTATTAAACTAAAAGAGGTTGATATTATCACTTCTTAGTCTGCTGTCTTCAGCAGGCCTTCTGTGGCTTCACCTTGACTCTCTAGTCCCTACAAACCCACTTGAGGATACAATTTTGTCCCAGTTGACCAATCCACTCTGTAAGCCAACCTTCTGAGACTAGGTATGTACCTCAGTTGTGCTGTCATGAGGATAAAAATGTGTACCTGACACAGACTAAGTGTTCCACAAATCCTGTCTGTTGTCATTACTACCCGTCCCTATTTGGAACTTCACCAGTACCATCCAGAAGCAGGGACCTGCCTTACCAGTCCTCTCTTCCACTAACATATCCTGGGACTCAGTGTTTCAGAACCAACTAGCCCAGTCAGTAAAAACAACTCAAGGAGTCTTCTTTGTCCTATTCCTAAGATGAGCTCTTtcattaaaaaggaaggaaactaaaACTTATCATTGCCTATTTATGTCAAGCACTGTTTCACCTCCTATCATTTAATCTTTCCAGCAAATCATAATGTGAAAAGACAAATAGGTCTCCAAATTTGCAGACCTATTAACTGTTCATCCTACTGGGACCATAGTTACCTTTGAAGTAGAATGTGTTAGCATATTCCTGCCACCAGAGGGCAGAGGTGGACTACATAAAGGAGACAATTCAGCCAACTGAAGAAACCTGAGGAGCACCTTGTAATTTCCTGACATGGTAGAGGGGCgatgagaaaagagagaagagacatAGGATGTAGGACTTGTTCAAACAACTGCCTTAGAAATAACTGCCTCAGACCACCCAATCCACTCCATTATACACCTGTCCCTTCACCTTCCCGTAACCATGGGAAATGTAATTGACCCTGGGCAGATAATTGGCATGCTCTGCAAATAAGCCAGTGTTAGAGAAATAACTATCCATCAAATATATCCATGCTTTCGATAATCATATAGTGGACCTTATAAAATACCCGTCGCTGGCCATAGAGGCTTTAAGGATGAATGAAGTTCATGGCCCTACCCTCAACGAGTCCAGTTAGCAGAGGAGACAGATgagagggaaaaataatacaatagcAAATGCTATTTTAGAGAATATGCAGAGAATATACAGGAAT
Proteins encoded:
- the TIGD6 gene encoding tigger transposable element-derived protein 6, which translates into the protein MATKGNKKRRQFSLEEKMKVVEAVDSGKRKGDVAKEFGITPSTLSTFLKDRARFEEKVREASVGPQRKRMRNALYDDIDKAVFAWFQEIHAKNILVTGSVIRKKALNLANMLGYDNFQASVGWLNRFRDRHGIALKAICREDSGRLMNGLGIDKVNEWHAGEIIKLIADYSPDDIFNADETGVFFQLLPQHTLVAKGDHCRGGKKARQRLTALFCCNASGTEKMRPLIVGRSANPRCLKNVHSLPCDYRANQWAWMTQDLFNEWLMQVDARMKQAERRILLLIDNCSAHNMLPHLERIQVGYLPSNCTAVLQPLNLGIIHTVKVLYRGHFLKQILLKLNSSEDQEKVDIRQAIDMIAAAWWSVKQSTVVRCWQKAGIIPVELTESDTEAAASEPDIAIEKLWHSVAIATCVPNEINFQDFVTADDDLIISQELLDTEVIQDMGAGENTDEAGSEDEGEASLPQQPKITLTEAISSVQKLRLFLSTCVGVPDAIFGQLNGIDEYLMRRVTQTPVDSKITDFLQIK